From a region of the Halanaerobium hydrogeniformans genome:
- a CDS encoding DegV family protein, whose product MIFISKVKIIADSCSDLPQEIVDQYDIEILNIPVHIADQVYYDRDDLQPADFYELLAEKEIKPTTSRITPERFKKCFEKYLADYDKILVIAFSSKLSGIAESAVIAKNELGTDDIVIIDSKAASVGFGLLVYQAAKMLQNGEDFQKVVRKTAHTASHLEHIFVVGDLEMLKRGGRISKTKAFFADVLNIKPILHIQDGEILAYDRIRGKKRMYNYLLNEIENKCKNPGEQIIGVSYSKDHKAAEKLKNMIFDKFQPRDVFTAEIGAAVGSHAGPGTLAVVFKNSEKTAEAKIY is encoded by the coding sequence CTTTATTTCTAAAGTTAAAATTATTGCAGACAGCTGTTCTGATCTACCACAGGAGATTGTTGACCAATATGATATAGAAATACTTAATATTCCTGTTCATATAGCAGATCAAGTTTACTATGATAGAGATGATCTGCAGCCAGCAGATTTTTATGAGCTTTTAGCAGAAAAAGAGATTAAACCTACAACATCGAGAATTACACCGGAAAGGTTCAAAAAATGTTTTGAAAAATACTTAGCTGATTATGATAAAATACTCGTAATAGCTTTTTCTTCTAAATTGAGCGGTATCGCTGAATCAGCTGTTATAGCTAAAAATGAGCTTGGAACAGATGATATAGTTATTATTGATTCAAAAGCTGCTTCTGTTGGTTTTGGATTATTAGTCTATCAGGCTGCTAAAATGCTTCAAAATGGAGAAGACTTTCAAAAAGTTGTAAGAAAGACTGCTCATACTGCTTCTCATTTAGAGCATATTTTTGTTGTTGGAGATCTGGAAATGCTAAAAAGGGGTGGTAGGATATCTAAAACTAAAGCCTTTTTTGCTGATGTATTAAATATCAAACCGATACTTCATATTCAAGATGGAGAAATATTAGCCTATGATCGGATTCGTGGTAAAAAGAGAATGTATAATTATTTGTTGAATGAAATCGAAAATAAGTGTAAAAATCCAGGTGAGCAAATTATTGGAGTCAGTTATTCAAAAGATCATAAAGCTGCAGAAAAATTAAAAAATATGATTTTTGATAAGTTTCAACCTAGAGATGTTTTTACCGCTGAAATTGGAGCAGCGGTTGGTTCTCATGCTGGTCCAGGAACACTCGCAGTTGTATTTAAAAATAGTGAAAAAACAGCAGAAGCAAAAATATATTAA